In Vibrio echinoideorum, the sequence GATAAATTTCATGGGTTTGGCTAAGTGCAGAGCCAGTTAAAAAGGATGATGACGCAACAATTGAAACATAGAATGTTTTCACTGACGGATTCCTTTCGTACTGTGATTAATTAAATCGTAGCCCAATTCTTGAGACATAGTTCAAATTTAGGCCTCTTATTTTAGTACAACCTAATGCATTGCACGTGAACAACAATTTTCTGACTCCAAATAAGCGAGTTATTGAGCCTTGGTCAAAAGCTCACTAAGCTAAATCGTGGTTTGATAATCTAAATATTGAAAAGCTTATTATTAGGAAGTCTCGCACCTAACAAGACTGATGAAAACGTGTTGTCTGTCTGATTCTCTTCGTATCTAAACATTAACACTTAACCAATAAAACCCAGCCTCTAATAATTATGCAATAATAATGCATTAATTTTTACAATAAGGATATTGATTTATGGATGCAGGTTTAGTCGGAATTTTTGTTACCGTGGCGATTGCTCACTTTCTAGCGCTGTTGAGTCCCGGGCCTGACTTTGTGATAGTGGTGAAGAGTGCCGTTCGAAATAAGGGAACAAAAGCATTAGGTGTTGCATTCGGTATTGCCAGTGCGAATGCGGTTTATATTGCTTTGTGCTTTGTTGGAGTAGGGTCGATTCTAGCGGCATCCGTTTCCGTTATGATTGCTCTGAAAATTGTTGGTGGATTGTTTCTTGTCTATCTTGCTGTTCAAGCAATAAGAGCGAAGAAATGTAATTACAACAATATAGATGTGGTACCAGAAAATGCATCGAGCCAAACGACTTTCCTAAAGGAGTTCATCACTGGTTTCTTATCAGGAGCCCTCAACCCCAAAAATCTCTTGTTCTATTTAAGCTTATTCACAGTGGTATTGAATAATGATGTAAGCTTTATGTTCAAGCTCGGACTGGGAGTTTGGATGACGGTGGTTGTATTTGTCTGGGATGCAGCAATCATATTCCTTTTATCGGCACCTAAAGTTCGTCGAGAGTTTACGCGTGTTGCTTACTATATTGATAAAGTGACAGGAGTAATGTTGGGACTGCTTGGCTTGACCATTGTGAAATCTGCTCTGGTACGTCAGTAGAGTCATCATTACTGAGTAACCTACGTTTGTGGCACGATACAATGCCTATGTGCTGCGAACGTGTGCTTGTTTCCTACAAGGCTGATAAGTTTTATCTTTTGTCTGCCCTATATTCAACCTTCTATTTAATCCACCAATTCTTTTCATAACTCTTTGTTTATCATTCCTTACTTCTTAAATAAGGTATTAATGAAGTTGTTGTTAAATACTTGTAGCACAGGGTGTTTGTGCTTATTGTAGGCAACAATAGTTATCCAATATTAGAGTTAGGAACCATTGTGGATTTAGATATATATCAAGTAGATTCGTTCACAACCCAAGCCTTTAAAGGAAATCCTGCTGGGGTTTGTATTTCTCAAGAGCCTTTGAATGAAGCATTAATGTTTTCAATAGCGGAAGAGATGGCGGTATCAGAAACGGCTTTTCTTGTGCTTAACACTATGACGCTTAAATGGTTCACGCCAGAAGTAGAAGTGAAACTATGTGGACATGGTACTTTGGCAACCGTCCACGTATTGAAAGAGCAAGGGTTAGTGAAAACGGGTGATAAGGTAGTATTTGATACTTTGTCTGGTGAATTATCTGCCACGGTTCGTGAATCGTCTATCGAGCTGGATTTTCCTAGCACTCATTTATCGCCGAGTCTGGAACCCGATCAAGAATTGCTCGAACACCTTGGCTTGGAGTTCAACCAAGTTGTTTCATTTAGAGAGTTTGATTCAAAGCAGTTAATCGAAGTCGTTGATGAGCGCGTTCTATTGGATTTGTCGCCAAACTTTGACTCCTTGAAACGCATGGATGGTAGAGGTGTTGTGGTAACGGCAGTTCCATCAAATCCTGAACTTGATTTTGTTTCTCGCTACTTTGCGCCATGGGTGGGTGTTAATGAAGACCCTGTCACTGGTTCGGCACATTGTGCATTGACGCAGCACTGGGCAGAAAAGCTAAACAAAAGTAGTTTCAATGCTTATCAGGCGTCTCGTCGTGGTGGCTATATGTCGACAGAGTTATTAGCTAACGGGCGAATAAAGTTAATCGGTTCTGCTATCACTGTGATTAGTGGTGTGTTGAAACTTTAGATCCCTGTTGAAGCTTTGAATCACTGTTACCGTATTTTTGAATTAACCAAGAGAGTTTCTTAGGCTATTCATGGTTGAACAAAACGGCTCGGGCGTAATGTTATTATTGAAGGAATCACCGTGTCAGCCTTTTATCTTTCTCAAGTATTAGTCGCGATTGCGATCTGTTTCGATCTTTTGTCATTTCAGTTTAAGGAAAGGAAGAAAATCGTTACCTGTCTGTTCTTTGCTGGTGTGCTTATTTCGAGTCACTTTATTCTTCTCGAACAATGGACAGCGGCGAGCTTAATGACGATTGCCACTGTTCGCTATTTAACGAGCGTGTTTTCTACATCGTCTAAGTTTAAATATTTGTTCTGTTCCATGTCGGTGGTCGCAACGGCCGTGACTTACTCGGGGCTGACAAGCATATTGAGTTGCTTTGCTTCCGTATTTCAAACCTTTGCAGCCTTCAATAAAGATGACCGTCGATTAAGAGAGTTGATGATCATCGGAACCAGTTTTTGGTTGGTTCACAACTACTTAGTTGGCTCTCCAACAGCCGTACTGATGGAAGCGCTGTTTATATGCAGTAACTTAGTGGGCTATTACCGTTTTTACTTCAAAAAGAGTGTTGCTGCCTAGGTTTCGGCTTTCTACGGTTTATTAAGTTAAAGAACCACAAGCTTCAAAGCGCAGCACCAGATTACAGTTAACAAGGATTAGGATAGTTCGATGTCTAATATTTACGCTGATGTTCCTTCGTCGATGCCCAATGAAATATTCAATGACCTGCTTGCGAACGACAGTGTTCGAATCGAAAGAATATTGTCTCATGGTCACAGTTCCCCAGAAGAGGGTTGGTATGACCAAGATGAGAATGAGTGGGTAATGGTGATAGAAGGTCAAGGTATCATCGAGTTTGAAGATGGACGTGTTGTTACCTTGTCTAAAGGGGATTACATCAACATTGCTGCAAGAGAAAAGCACAAGGTTATTGGTACGGACAAAGACATGGTGACGATTTGGTTGGCTGTGTTTTATCGTTGAAACTCTTTGTTCTAGAGTCGACTCATTTAGAGAGCACATAGGGACAATACGTTACCTGTCCAATACCCTAAATACCCTAAATACACGAAAGGACTATGTCGTGGTTAGAATCCGAAATTACCAAACCAGTGATGCTAAGGCGTTGTGGGAGATTTACTTTCATACCGTTCGTAACATTAATGTTCGAGATTATTCTCAGCAGCAAGTAGAGGCTTGGGCTCCAAACGGTTTTGACTCTGAGCTTTGGCAAAAGCGCATGAATGAGTTACTACTTTTTGTGGCTGAGCTAGATGGTTGCGTTGTTGGTTATACTGACCTGCAACCCAATGGCTTGATTGATCATTTCTTCTGTCATCATGAATGCCAGGGTAAAGGCGTTGGAAGAGCGCTAATGGAACATATTCTTGCTGTTGGTCGTGTTCGTGGTGTATCGCGGTATTTCTCTGAAGTAAGTATTACCGCAAGGCCTTTCTATGAACACCTTGGTTTTAAAGTCGTTAATGAGCAGGAAGTTGAAATGCGTGGCGTAAAACTCACCAATTACGTGATGGAGAAGATAGTCGAATAAGTGGGCTATCGTTCTTTAGAGTATAGAGACCTACTTTGAAATATTAATGAACCTTTTTAAGGATAACTTTTTCTGATCTATTGATATTGTCGATGAGTTCAAATTGTGTGCAAGGTAATTTGTCTAATCTAAACATTGAGTGAATACAAGGAGTGTTGTTCATGAGTCATGTGAGTAGATCTAAACTATATACATTAGTGTCGATGTTGTCCTTCGCTGTTGGCGTTCTAGCCTTAGATGCTGGGGTGTCGGGGCTGTTTCCTCTCTTTGTCGTCGTCATCTCATTCTTTTCATTCGTCATCAATTCTTTTCTTTGTTTGTTTGGAGTTAAACACGAAGATGGTTTTGATGCCTATCAAAAAGCAAATCAGCCTCGGTCAAGTGCGTTGGTGAAAGGCTTAGAAGACTCGAACAAATAAACGGTGCATTCAGCCGAATGGTAATCTCATTTTTGTTACAGTTTTCACCTGCTTTTTGTTCTCTTCTTAAAGAAAAATCATCACTTTAGCGATAATATTCACTACAACTAATTTGAGTGAAGGAAGTAACGTGGGAATCGAAGCTTTAGCGTTTGTGATGGACGCATTAATAACCGCATGCTGTATGTATATCGCCTCCAAAATGTCTTTCGTGGTCGCAGACTTTAAATCCCTTCTTACTATTGCTGTAATCGTTGCTTTGGTGTCATTGATTCCGACCGTTGGTTGGGTTCTAGGATTGATCCTGTTTGTCTTTCTACTTGGGAAGGCGACCCATTCGAGTATTGGTGACTGCATTTGGGTTGTAGTATTTACTAAGGTTGTGTCGATGGCGGCATTTCTAATATTTGGGCGTTTGTTTATCCAATAACAACTACTGTTAACAGACATTGTTGCTTTGATGTCGACATTGACTTGTTATAGATAAATTAAAAGGGTGTGAACTTGTCACACCCTTAACGAATTTCGATTTTTACTTGATAGATTATTCTCGACTGCTCTATTTAGGTAGCAATACAGTATCTATCACGTGGATTACACCATTGCTAGCCTCTACGTCCGCTGATATTACCTTTGCGTTGTTAATCATCACGGCACCATTATCTATGCTAACCATTACCGCTTGCCCTTGCACTGTATCAGCGCTGTCTATTTTCATCACATCTGCGGCCATTACTTTGCCTGCTACTACGTGGTAAGTCAGCACTGCAACCAACTTGTCTTTGTTCTCTGGTTTCAAAAGCATCTCAATGGTACCGTCCGGTAATTTAGCAAATGCTTCATCTGTTGGGGCAAATACAGTAAATGGTCCTTCGCCTTTTAATGTTTCTACAAGGCCACCTGCTTTAACTGCGGCGACTAGCGTGTTGAACGAACCGTTTTCTGCAGCCACATCTACGATGTCTTTCTTCATTTCGTGATGGTTAGCGTGAGCAAATGTAGTGAAAAGAAGTGTTGCTACTAGTACTGACAGAGTCTTGCTTAATTTATTAAACATATTGTAGTCCTTGAGTTTGTTTGTTATTTCCGAGATGTATTACGAAAGCTTAAAAGCGATAGATCAACTTATTGACGTCTCAAGCCGTTTACTTCGACAGTCAAAGTCACCGGGGGAATAAATTTTCACAGTTAATTACTTGTTATAATTCTATTTTTATACTTATAGTTAACGTGAAATTATTCAAATAGTGGATGTGAATATGAGGTTTGTTTTACCGGTTGTATTTTCGGCATTTGCTTCAATGCCTGCTTATAGTGGCCTTGCCCCTAATGAAGGTTTCAGCGGTAACTTTAGTGTTTTGGCAGGTTTCTACTCGGATAGTAGTAATTTGAGTACCGAACAAAATTCGAACCAAACAAGTAATGTCATGGAAGGTGATAGCGAAAACCAAGGGTTACTCGGTTTTCTTGGAACCGTTCAATACACCTTTGGTGAATCTCTGACTCACCAAGTTTATGCAGGTACAACGCGAGAGGATATTGCAACAGGTACCATTGCGTTTGAGATTGGTTATCGACACCAATTCTCAGGTGGCACCATTTTAGACTTCTCTGTGCTACCAACGCTCATTTCTGGTAAGGCTTGGTCAGACCCTTATGCGGTCGGCGTTAATCGCAGCGAAACGGATGTAAAAGGTAATGTTGGGCGATTGCAACTTACTAACATTGGTGGGACGGGTTTTCGAACGGATTTCGCGATTGGTGAATCTGATGTTGATGATGAATTATCAGGAACTCAAAGCTTATCTGCAGAAGACGTTGCGCTCTTGGATAGGGAGAGAAGTTATGTGTACGTCAAAGTAGGGTACCCCTTCATCTTACCTAACCAAGCTGGTGTGTTCGTTCCATCTATGGTGTATTTCAATTCAGACGCAGAAGGTGGAGCTCTCAGCTTTGATAGTTACGGACTAGAATTAAACTACGCCAAGAGAATTGGTCGTCATGGCTTCGTTGTCAC encodes:
- a CDS encoding LysE family translocator, yielding MDAGLVGIFVTVAIAHFLALLSPGPDFVIVVKSAVRNKGTKALGVAFGIASANAVYIALCFVGVGSILAASVSVMIALKIVGGLFLVYLAVQAIRAKKCNYNNIDVVPENASSQTTFLKEFITGFLSGALNPKNLLFYLSLFTVVLNNDVSFMFKLGLGVWMTVVVFVWDAAIIFLLSAPKVRREFTRVAYYIDKVTGVMLGLLGLTIVKSALVRQ
- a CDS encoding PhzF family phenazine biosynthesis protein; this encodes MDLDIYQVDSFTTQAFKGNPAGVCISQEPLNEALMFSIAEEMAVSETAFLVLNTMTLKWFTPEVEVKLCGHGTLATVHVLKEQGLVKTGDKVVFDTLSGELSATVRESSIELDFPSTHLSPSLEPDQELLEHLGLEFNQVVSFREFDSKQLIEVVDERVLLDLSPNFDSLKRMDGRGVVVTAVPSNPELDFVSRYFAPWVGVNEDPVTGSAHCALTQHWAEKLNKSSFNAYQASRRGGYMSTELLANGRIKLIGSAITVISGVLKL
- a CDS encoding YgjV family protein, coding for MSAFYLSQVLVAIAICFDLLSFQFKERKKIVTCLFFAGVLISSHFILLEQWTAASLMTIATVRYLTSVFSTSSKFKYLFCSMSVVATAVTYSGLTSILSCFASVFQTFAAFNKDDRRLRELMIIGTSFWLVHNYLVGSPTAVLMEALFICSNLVGYYRFYFKKSVAA
- a CDS encoding cupin domain-containing protein, with protein sequence MSNIYADVPSSMPNEIFNDLLANDSVRIERILSHGHSSPEEGWYDQDENEWVMVIEGQGIIEFEDGRVVTLSKGDYINIAAREKHKVIGTDKDMVTIWLAVFYR
- a CDS encoding GNAT family N-acetyltransferase, producing MVRIRNYQTSDAKALWEIYFHTVRNINVRDYSQQQVEAWAPNGFDSELWQKRMNELLLFVAELDGCVVGYTDLQPNGLIDHFFCHHECQGKGVGRALMEHILAVGRVRGVSRYFSEVSITARPFYEHLGFKVVNEQEVEMRGVKLTNYVMEKIVE
- a CDS encoding fasciclin domain-containing protein; the protein is MFNKLSKTLSVLVATLLFTTFAHANHHEMKKDIVDVAAENGSFNTLVAAVKAGGLVETLKGEGPFTVFAPTDEAFAKLPDGTIEMLLKPENKDKLVAVLTYHVVAGKVMAADVMKIDSADTVQGQAVMVSIDNGAVMINNAKVISADVEASNGVIHVIDTVLLPK
- a CDS encoding DUF2860 family protein translates to MRFVLPVVFSAFASMPAYSGLAPNEGFSGNFSVLAGFYSDSSNLSTEQNSNQTSNVMEGDSENQGLLGFLGTVQYTFGESLTHQVYAGTTREDIATGTIAFEIGYRHQFSGGTILDFSVLPTLISGKAWSDPYAVGVNRSETDVKGNVGRLQLTNIGGTGFRTDFAIGESDVDDELSGTQSLSAEDVALLDRERSYVYVKVGYPFILPNQAGVFVPSMVYFNSDAEGGALSFDSYGLELNYAKRIGRHGFVVTLDANDRQYDEANPIYGKAREENEYGAFLAYEFGSLMGYEDWSFITLLGLRTIDSNIDFYNSEQVLASVGVDYKF